A DNA window from Pseudomonas sp. B21-056 contains the following coding sequences:
- the folE gene encoding GTP cyclohydrolase I FolE, with product MSLEQNYTAILGQLGEDVSREGLLDTPKRAAKAMQYLCRGYEQTLEEVTNGALFSSDNSEMVLVKDIELYSLCEHHLLPFIGKAHVAYIPSGKVLGLSKVARIVDMYARRLQIQENLSRQIADAVQQVTGALGVAVVIEAKHMCMMMRGVEKQNSSMITSVMLGEFRENAATRSEFLSLIK from the coding sequence ATGTCTCTGGAACAGAATTACACCGCGATTCTCGGCCAACTGGGCGAGGACGTTTCCCGCGAGGGCCTGCTCGACACGCCCAAGCGTGCTGCCAAGGCCATGCAGTACCTCTGCCGTGGTTATGAACAGACCCTCGAAGAAGTCACCAACGGTGCCTTGTTCAGCTCCGACAACAGCGAAATGGTGCTGGTCAAGGACATCGAGTTGTACTCGTTGTGCGAGCATCACCTGCTGCCGTTCATCGGCAAGGCCCATGTGGCCTACATCCCGAGCGGCAAGGTGCTGGGGCTGTCGAAAGTGGCGCGTATTGTCGACATGTATGCGCGTCGCCTGCAGATCCAGGAAAACCTCAGCCGCCAGATCGCCGACGCGGTCCAGCAGGTGACCGGCGCCCTGGGCGTGGCGGTGGTGATCGAGGCCAAGCACATGTGCATGATGATGCGCGGTGTGGAAAAGCAGAACTCTTCGATGATCACCTCGGTGATGCTCGGTGAGTTCCGTGAAAACGCCGCGACCCGCAGCGAGTTCCTCAGCCTCATCAAGTAA
- a CDS encoding glutathione S-transferase N-terminal domain-containing protein: MIVKALRVGLGQLIIFIDFITRPGKKQRPADAQAQVDQAARSLTLYQFHACPFCVKTRRTLRRLNVPVALRDAKHNEQDRQALLEQGGRIKVPCLRIEENGETTWMYESKVIIDYLDKRFSAV, translated from the coding sequence GTGATCGTCAAAGCGCTTCGAGTTGGCTTGGGCCAACTGATCATCTTCATCGACTTCATCACCCGTCCCGGCAAGAAACAGCGCCCGGCCGATGCCCAGGCGCAGGTCGACCAGGCCGCCCGCAGCCTGACGCTGTATCAGTTCCACGCGTGCCCGTTCTGCGTGAAAACCCGCCGTACCCTGCGCCGTCTTAACGTACCGGTGGCCCTGCGCGATGCGAAGCACAACGAACAGGATCGCCAGGCGCTGCTGGAACAAGGTGGCAGGATCAAGGTGCCTTGCTTGCGTATCGAAGAGAACGGGGAAACCACTTGGATGTATGAGTCCAAGGTGATCATTGATTATCTGGATAAGCGGTTTTCGGCGGTCTGA